A region from the Triticum aestivum cultivar Chinese Spring chromosome 3D, IWGSC CS RefSeq v2.1, whole genome shotgun sequence genome encodes:
- the LOC123075053 gene encoding uncharacterized protein isoform X2 translates to MPKTIHTRGSGDPPHHQQPRSSAKGSRRRTAAEEDALAAAGGEIAFLKKESRSIRLANAPVVEYLSTVRHEPAEQTLGRTAPPSAKPRPARVSHLTPPPMAEGEEHGQRAWAQADTSAMRRALLTLIHRYYLDALSRLPAADLRAALARGLLAAGHCYGPLHPVHNILLNAIWYAAASPLRAAVDVIGGDVLARACRRSLDGLLDCLRRLCPSLSAGDALWHLLCADADLSVAVAQANRTSRSSARAAMRAQALGAFQAAAEAARHPDPAALGLFMASVLPAVDHDIASLLRVKHTLSPMDIKHLSRALVPPLLVPAPVMLSPRHIDSAEEAVLEVVAAALRWHTLESGQHFVLHSVCGVNRLCKEGLDNCFHINFLACRKISVSGSVVSGAPMLFFTEAVAPTSACDESNVQLCVPVDPLTEIGSCRACRMNNKTIVHPTCHEYLGGRDFQLDEVECLSGAESDSEAGWRPMAEEAVLPAMASISSRDEEVSAAHGKRPDSRTLRRRMLGLIRCYYLEAISRLPTEDLWTTLSRGLLIAGHCYGPLHPVHNIIVNSVWYSAAFPIRSSDRIDTAFISNCTIRRVVQCSLDGLVASLHHLCPGLSDDDALWHLSLSRADLRAAVASARGAALSSFRLTASELEAAFQAADKAARHLKPAALALFTSSVVLSVERDAVSLLNSKHRLSSADILRLSTMLLPSPLPDELPHPPLEERFTAAFKLITRRRNLLIRWYKRWVELADAALRKYAQQTAAHYQLHVIYGIGSVHNEFNMDDSFHTSFMAWPKDPSCAREAPVFFFAEALPSGSDFCEEDITLCCTVQPSPSEVETLVWWSTWIKS, encoded by the exons ATGCCTAAAacaatccacacgcgtggatccggcgaccctcCTCACCACCAACAACCGAGGTCGTCAGCgaaggggagccgccggaggacggcggcggaggaagacGCCCTGGCAGCGGCAGGAGGCGAGATCGCCTTTCTTAAGAAAGAAAGCCGCTCTATCCGGCTCGCTAACGCGCCCGTGGTAGAATACCTATCGACGGTTCGACACGAACCGGCGGAGCAAACCCTCGGTCGCACCGCACCGCCGAGCGCAAAACCCCGGCCTGCCCGCGTCAGTCACCTCACCCCACCTCCCATGGCGGAAGGGGAGGAGCACGGGCAGCGCGCCTGGGCGCAGGCGGACACGAGCGCCATGAGGCGAGCCCTCCTAACCCTAATCCACCGCTACTACCTCGACGCGCTCTCGCGGCtgcccgccgccgacctccgggccGCCCTcgcgcgcggcctcctcgccgccggccactgCTACGGGCCCCTCCACCCCGTCCACAACATCCTCCTCAACGCCATCTGGTACGCCGCCGCCTCCCCCCTTCGCGCCGCCGTCGACGTGATCGGCGGCGACGTCCTCGCCCGCGCCTGCCGCCGCTCCCTCGACGGGCTGCTGGACTGCCTCCGCCGCCTCTGCCCGTCCCTCTCCGCCGGCGACGCGCTGTGGCACCTGCTGTGCGCCGACGCCGacctctccgtcgccgtcgcccagGCGAACCGGACCAGCAGGTCCAGCGCACGGGCCGCGATGCGGGCTCAGGCCCTTGGCGCCTTTCAGGCGGCCGCCGAGGCAGCGCGGCACCCCGACCCTGCGGCCCTTGGGCTGTTCATGGCCTCCGTGTTGCCTGCCGTCGACCACGACATCGCCTCCTTACTGCGTGTTAAGCACACGCTTTCACCTATGGACATCAAGCATCTCTCCCGTGCACTCGTACCTCCCCTCCTGGTCCCGGCGCCTGTAATGCTCAGCCCACGGCACATAGACAGCGCAGAAGAGGCAGTGCTTGAGGTTGTGGCAGCGGCTTTGCGTTGGCACACTCTCGAATCGGGGCAGCACTTTGTTCTGCACTCTGTTTGTGGTGTGAATCGCCTATGTAAAGAGGGATTAGACAACTGTTTTCACATCAATTTCTTGGCCTGTCGTAAGATCTCTGTTTCTGGTTCTGTTGTATCAGGCGCACCAATGCTGTTCTTCACCGAAGCAGTTGCCCCAACCTCAGCCTGCGATGAAAGCAACGTCCAATTGTGTGTGCCGGTTGATCCATTGACCGAGATTG GTAGTTGCCGTGCTTGTAGGATGAACAACAAAACGATTGTGCACCCGACTTGTCATGAATATCTTGGTGGCCGGGACTTTCAACTGGATGAAGTCGAGTGTTTATCTGGTGCTGAAAGTGACAGTGAGGCAGGTTGGCGCCCTATGGCAGAGGAGGCAGTATTGCCTGCCATGGCCTCCATTTCCTCCAGGGACGAGGAGGTGTCTGCAGCGCATGGGAAGAGACCGGATTCTCGCACACTGCGACGGAGGATGCTTGGCCTGATACGCTGCTACTACCTCGAGGCCATCTCCCGTCTGCCCACCGAAGATCTCTGGACCACCCTCTCGCGTGGCCTCCTCATCGCCGGTCACTGCTACGGCCCTCTACACCCTGTCCACAACATCATCGTCAATTCCGTCTGGTACTCTGCTGCTTTTCCCATTCGCTCCAGTGACCGGATCGATACCGCCTTCATCAGCAACTGTACCATACGCCGTGTAGTTCAGTGTTCGCTTGATGGATTGGTTGCTTCACTTCACCATCTCTGTcctggcctctccgatgatgatgCCCTTTGGCACCTCAGTCTCTCCCGCGCCGACCTCCGTGCCGCTGTTGCCTCCGCACGCGGTGCTGCCCTGTCGTCGTTCCGTCTGACGGCATCGGAGCTGGAAGCCGCCTTTCAAGCGGCTGACAAGGCAGCGCGGCATCTGAAACCTGCGGCCCTTGCGCTCTTCACTTCTTCCGTTGTGCTTTCTGTGGAACGTGATGCTGTCTCGCTGCTCAACAGCAAACACAGGCTTTCCTCAGCTGACATTCTGCGCCTCTCCACCATGTTGCTGCCTTCCCCACTACCAGATGAGCTGCCACACCCTCCTCTTGAAGAGCGGTTCACGGCGGCCTTTAAACTCATCACTAGAAGGAGGAACCTTCTCATAAGATGGTACAAACGATGGGTGGAATTAGCGGATGCAGCGTTGCGCAAGTATGCTCAGCAAACTGCGGCACATTATCAGCTTCATGTCATCTATGGCATTGGTTCCGTGCACAATGAGTTCAATATGGATGATTCTTTCCATACTAG
- the LOC123075053 gene encoding uncharacterized protein isoform X1, translating into MPKTIHTRGSGDPPHHQQPRSSAKGSRRRTAAEEDALAAAGGEIAFLKKESRSIRLANAPVVEYLSTVRHEPAEQTLGRTAPPSAKPRPARVSHLTPPPMAEGEEHGQRAWAQADTSAMRRALLTLIHRYYLDALSRLPAADLRAALARGLLAAGHCYGPLHPVHNILLNAIWYAAASPLRAAVDVIGGDVLARACRRSLDGLLDCLRRLCPSLSAGDALWHLLCADADLSVAVAQANRTSRSSARAAMRAQALGAFQAAAEAARHPDPAALGLFMASVLPAVDHDIASLLRVKHTLSPMDIKHLSRALVPPLLVPAPVMLSPRHIDSAEEAVLEVVAAALRWHTLESGQHFVLHSVCGVNRLCKEGLDNCFHINFLACRKISVSGSVVSGAPMLFFTEAVAPTSACDESNVQLCVPVDPLTEIGSCRACRMNNKTIVHPTCHEYLGGRDFQLDEVECLSGAESDSEAGWRPMAEEAVLPAMASISSRDEEVSAAHGKRPDSRTLRRRMLGLIRCYYLEAISRLPTEDLWTTLSRGLLIAGHCYGPLHPVHNIIVNSVWYSAAFPIRSSDRIDTAFISNCTIRRVVQCSLDGLVASLHHLCPGLSDDDALWHLSLSRADLRAAVASARGAALSSFRLTASELEAAFQAADKAARHLKPAALALFTSSVVLSVERDAVSLLNSKHRLSSADILRLSTMLLPSPLPDELPHPPLEERFTAAFKLITRRRNLLIRWYKRWVELADAALRKYAQQTAAHYQLHVIYGIGSVHNEFNMDDSFHTSFMAWPKDPSCAREAPVFFFAEALPSGSDFCEEDITLCCTVQPSPSEVGMLLTFNHFFLFVLKLFSATHDI; encoded by the exons ATGCCTAAAacaatccacacgcgtggatccggcgaccctcCTCACCACCAACAACCGAGGTCGTCAGCgaaggggagccgccggaggacggcggcggaggaagacGCCCTGGCAGCGGCAGGAGGCGAGATCGCCTTTCTTAAGAAAGAAAGCCGCTCTATCCGGCTCGCTAACGCGCCCGTGGTAGAATACCTATCGACGGTTCGACACGAACCGGCGGAGCAAACCCTCGGTCGCACCGCACCGCCGAGCGCAAAACCCCGGCCTGCCCGCGTCAGTCACCTCACCCCACCTCCCATGGCGGAAGGGGAGGAGCACGGGCAGCGCGCCTGGGCGCAGGCGGACACGAGCGCCATGAGGCGAGCCCTCCTAACCCTAATCCACCGCTACTACCTCGACGCGCTCTCGCGGCtgcccgccgccgacctccgggccGCCCTcgcgcgcggcctcctcgccgccggccactgCTACGGGCCCCTCCACCCCGTCCACAACATCCTCCTCAACGCCATCTGGTACGCCGCCGCCTCCCCCCTTCGCGCCGCCGTCGACGTGATCGGCGGCGACGTCCTCGCCCGCGCCTGCCGCCGCTCCCTCGACGGGCTGCTGGACTGCCTCCGCCGCCTCTGCCCGTCCCTCTCCGCCGGCGACGCGCTGTGGCACCTGCTGTGCGCCGACGCCGacctctccgtcgccgtcgcccagGCGAACCGGACCAGCAGGTCCAGCGCACGGGCCGCGATGCGGGCTCAGGCCCTTGGCGCCTTTCAGGCGGCCGCCGAGGCAGCGCGGCACCCCGACCCTGCGGCCCTTGGGCTGTTCATGGCCTCCGTGTTGCCTGCCGTCGACCACGACATCGCCTCCTTACTGCGTGTTAAGCACACGCTTTCACCTATGGACATCAAGCATCTCTCCCGTGCACTCGTACCTCCCCTCCTGGTCCCGGCGCCTGTAATGCTCAGCCCACGGCACATAGACAGCGCAGAAGAGGCAGTGCTTGAGGTTGTGGCAGCGGCTTTGCGTTGGCACACTCTCGAATCGGGGCAGCACTTTGTTCTGCACTCTGTTTGTGGTGTGAATCGCCTATGTAAAGAGGGATTAGACAACTGTTTTCACATCAATTTCTTGGCCTGTCGTAAGATCTCTGTTTCTGGTTCTGTTGTATCAGGCGCACCAATGCTGTTCTTCACCGAAGCAGTTGCCCCAACCTCAGCCTGCGATGAAAGCAACGTCCAATTGTGTGTGCCGGTTGATCCATTGACCGAGATTG GTAGTTGCCGTGCTTGTAGGATGAACAACAAAACGATTGTGCACCCGACTTGTCATGAATATCTTGGTGGCCGGGACTTTCAACTGGATGAAGTCGAGTGTTTATCTGGTGCTGAAAGTGACAGTGAGGCAGGTTGGCGCCCTATGGCAGAGGAGGCAGTATTGCCTGCCATGGCCTCCATTTCCTCCAGGGACGAGGAGGTGTCTGCAGCGCATGGGAAGAGACCGGATTCTCGCACACTGCGACGGAGGATGCTTGGCCTGATACGCTGCTACTACCTCGAGGCCATCTCCCGTCTGCCCACCGAAGATCTCTGGACCACCCTCTCGCGTGGCCTCCTCATCGCCGGTCACTGCTACGGCCCTCTACACCCTGTCCACAACATCATCGTCAATTCCGTCTGGTACTCTGCTGCTTTTCCCATTCGCTCCAGTGACCGGATCGATACCGCCTTCATCAGCAACTGTACCATACGCCGTGTAGTTCAGTGTTCGCTTGATGGATTGGTTGCTTCACTTCACCATCTCTGTcctggcctctccgatgatgatgCCCTTTGGCACCTCAGTCTCTCCCGCGCCGACCTCCGTGCCGCTGTTGCCTCCGCACGCGGTGCTGCCCTGTCGTCGTTCCGTCTGACGGCATCGGAGCTGGAAGCCGCCTTTCAAGCGGCTGACAAGGCAGCGCGGCATCTGAAACCTGCGGCCCTTGCGCTCTTCACTTCTTCCGTTGTGCTTTCTGTGGAACGTGATGCTGTCTCGCTGCTCAACAGCAAACACAGGCTTTCCTCAGCTGACATTCTGCGCCTCTCCACCATGTTGCTGCCTTCCCCACTACCAGATGAGCTGCCACACCCTCCTCTTGAAGAGCGGTTCACGGCGGCCTTTAAACTCATCACTAGAAGGAGGAACCTTCTCATAAGATGGTACAAACGATGGGTGGAATTAGCGGATGCAGCGTTGCGCAAGTATGCTCAGCAAACTGCGGCACATTATCAGCTTCATGTCATCTATGGCATTGGTTCCGTGCACAATGAGTTCAATATGGATGATTCTTTCCATACTAG